From the genome of Mucispirillum schaedleri ASF457:
AAATTATCTGGTATAGTTTTAAGCATATCTGGCTGTTTTGTTTTAACTGCCATATAGGATGCTGTTTTGATAAGAGTAGAAAGGGAATAGATGTTATTAAGTCTTGTGATATATTCTTGGTTTATGCCTGCCTGTGCAGCTGTTTTCATTAGCTGTTGTGCAGTTGCTGCTGAACTATCAAGAGATGTATTCATTTTTTTCATAGTTTCAGTATTTGATTTTATTAATGCTAGATTATCTAAAATAGTTTGAGTAAAGTTGTATACAAGTTCATGATGTTCTGCAATTATTTTATTAGTTTCTATATAATATTTTTTATTTTCTGGTGTTGTAACAAAAGCTTTATAATCATCAGCATTTTTTCTTAATGCTTGTATTAAGTTTTGTGCATTATTATAAAAGTTTTCATTCAGGCTTGCAGCATAAGACAGCACATTTACTTGTAAAGTAAGAGTATTTAGTGAAAGTGTTTCCATCTGTTGATAGGCATTGATATAGTTTTTACCTATTCTCTCTGATGTTTTTGCTGCAGTGTATTCAGAATATATTGCAAAAGCACTGTTTAAAAATGCAAATGCCAGAACACCGCATACGGATATAATAATTTTATGAGCAATAGTCAGTCTCATGTTCCACCCTCCTAAACTATTTTATAAACATCATTACATAAACATTAACTACCTTCCTAAATACAATATAATATACTAAAATAACCATTTTTATCTTTTTATTATACCTTGAAAAATATAATATTCAACTACTATTTTGTGTTTTTCTGAAAATACATAAAATAAAATATTATATAATCTTTGGAAGTTTTGGCACATATATTGCTATAAGAAAAGCGGAGGCGATATTATGAAACGATTAATTACAATTATTTCCTTACTGGCACTTGTTAGTGGCTGTAACTCAATAGGCGGAGCAGTTGCAGTTGTTAACCCTTTAAACTTTACTACAACAGGTTTTTATCCTTTACTTATTATTGGCGAACTGGAAACTAACCTGTCATCACTTGTTATTGATAAAACAAGAGCAACAGTAGCTGATTTTAATGTAAATCCTTTTGAAGTTTTACCTGAAAAATCACTGGTATATGTTATGCCAGCTATTATTACAAAAAGCTATCAAAAAACTTATGACACTTATTATAGTTCACTTATCAGCAGATATTTACAGATGAATAACTTTGCAGTTATTACTAATGATATTTCAAAAGCTGATTTTATATTAATGACAACTATTGCAGAATCACCTGAAAGAAGAACTGGCACAAATTCGTCTGTTATTTCTATAAGCATTATGGAGCAGGATGAAAGAGCAGTTTTTCACTCTAATGTAGTAGTAAACAGCAAATCTGATAAAAACTTTTACTACTATCCTTCAAAAGCTGCAAGACCTGTGCAGGAGCTTACTTTATTAGGTTTTGAAGAATTATTTAAATCAGGGCTTCCACAAGCCTTTGGTATAGTGAGGTAGTATCATGCAAAACGGATTATATACAGCAACAAGCGGACTTTTAATGCAGCAAAACAGAGTTGATTCTATTTCAAACAACTTAGCAAATATGAATACTAATGGTTATAAAAGAGACAGGGCAGTTTTTTCCGTATACAGACCAGAAGATAAAAGATACCCACAGAATTTTATAAGAGAATCTCATTATAATAAAACTATAAATACAGCTGTTCTTCTTCATGAAAACTCTGCAAACTTTGAGATGGGACATATTAAAGAAACAGGCAATAAATTTGATTTTGCTATTCAGCAGGATAATGCTTTCTTTGCAATAGATACTCCATGGGGTATCCGCTATACAAAAGATGGTGCTTTTACTATAAATGATAACGGTGAACTTGTTACAGCAGAAGGCTATAGAGTAATGAGTAGAAACGCAGAAGGCACTGCAAATATTGTTGTTGACCAAAATGCCAGATTTGAAGTAGATAAAACTGGCACGATTTATGCTAATGGTATAGCAGGAGACCAGCTTATGATTGTGGAGTTTGATGATGTTCGTCAGATTCAGAAAGTTGGGAGAAATCAGTTTGCTGCAGTAGATATAGAACCAACAGATGCAGATAATGCAGGTGTAAAACAAGGCTACATTGAGGAAGCAAATGTAGACCCGATTGCAGAAATGGTTCGTATGATTGAGGCATCAAGAGGTTATGAAATGTATGCAAAAGTAGTTCAAACTCATGATGAAATCAGTCAGAAAGCAGCATCACAGATTTTGACACAATAGTATTATTGTAAGGAGGCAATACTATGGTTCGTTCACTTTGGACAGCAGCTACAGGCATGCAGGCTCAACAAATGAATATTGATAATATGTCAAACAATTTGGCAAATGTAAACACACATGGATTTAAAAAAGGCAGAGTTTTATTTCAAGACCTTTTGTATCAAGACATTAAATCAGCAGGTGCAGTAACAGCAGCAGGTATTAACCATCCATCAGGTATTCAAATGGGTATGGGGGTTGCAACAGTTGCAATTCAAAAAATACATTCACAAGGCAACTATGATAACACCTATAATGAACTTGATTTAACTATTGAAGGTGATGGATATTTTCAATTAACATTACCTGATGGTAACATCGGATATATTAGAAGTGGTGCATTTTCTATTGATGCAAATGGTGATGTGGTATCTCCAGAAGGCTACCTGCTAGAACCGGGTATAAATATTCCTGATAATGCTTTAAGAATATCTGTATCAAGTGATGGTATCTTTTCCGTAAAATTACCGGGTGAAGATGAAGAAACAGAATTAGGGCAAATTGAAATAGCACGGTTTATAAACCCAACTGGTTTAGCTTCAATTGGGGAAAATATATATCTTGCAACAGGTGCATCAGGTGCTGCACAGGTTGGCATTCCATCAGAAGATGGATATGGAAAAGTAAAACAACACTTTTTAGAAACAAGTAATGTGCAGATGGTTACTGAAATGGTTAATATGATTACAGGCCAGCGTGCTTATGAAATGAACTCAAAAGCAATTCAAACAAGTGATGAAATGCTTCAAACAGTTGCCAGCTTAAAACGATAAGGCGGTGTAATATGAAAAAATTTCTACTTATTGTATTAATGCTGATTTTTAGTGCAGGTTATACATTTGCTCAGAAACATATAACAATTAATGAAGACTGTGTATATCTTGATGAACTTACTGCCAGTCATATTCCACACAACAAAGTAGAGTGCGGTATAAAAGCAGGCAGTGAAACATTAATAACAAAAGATGTTATACAATCTCATTTAGATAAAGCAGGTATAAAAGGCACTGTATTAAATGATATTCTTGTAAGCAGAGAATGGGAAAAACTTTCCTATGAAAAAGTTGCCGAATATATAGAAGCTGAATATAAAAAAGCATATCCTGATATGAAAATAGTTGTTGACCAAATCAGAATAGCTGAAAATATTTATGATAATCCTAATGTTAAAATGAATATATCATGCGATACTTCAAAACTTGGAGGCGGATATGCTCAAATTAAACTTGATAATAATAAATATCAAATTTACTACTATGTAAAAGGCTTTAAAGATGCTTATGTTACTACTGAAAGAATAAAAGCTGGCGATAGTCTGGCAGGAAAAGTTAAAAAAGTAAGTGTAGAAGTTACTAACCTGAAAAGCGAAATTATTGATAATGCTGAAAGTTTAGCATCATCAAAAGCAGTGCCGGCTGGCAAAGTTATCACTGCTGATATAGTTCAGGAAAAACCAGCACTTAAAAAAGGCGAAGCAGTTAAAATTATAGTATCAAATGGTATACTCCATATTGAAACTCATGGTGTAGTAGAAGAAAATGCAATGCCCGGAAAACAAGTGCTTGTTAGAAACTTAACATCACAGAAAATAATAAGCGGCAGCTATATTGGAAATAGTATAGTTAAAGCTGATTTTTAATAAAACAATATTTAATGCTTCCAAAGTATTAAGTGAATATAAACATTTTTATCTCCTTACTATTGCCTGAGTTATAGTTATTTTGCTTCCCAAATATTAAATAACTATAATTACAGGCAGGTTTCTCTTGTGCTGTCAGTCTCTATTGGCATATCTTTTGCTTATATATTTGCAGGAAGATATTATATTTTATATTTAGGCGGTGAATATATGAAAAAAACTATTTTATTACTTACAGTTATGCTTGCTGCTCTTTCAGGGTGTGCTTCAAAAGGTTATGATGATGTTATTACTTCCATTCCATCATCTGGATATAAATCAGAAATAGAAGCATATAAAATGCAGGAAGCAGAAATGAATAAACCAAACCCTTCTTTATGGTCAGATGTGGGCTCAAGCGGCACTATATTTTTAGACTATAAAGCAAGAAGAATTGGTGATGTGGTTATTGTAAAAATTGAAGAAGATTCTTCAGCTTCAAACTCTACAAATAATTCGGCATCCAAATCTACAACTTATAATGCAAGCATTACAGCAATGCTTGGGCTGCCTACAAATATGGGCATAACTAATTTTTTAGGCTCAGGTGCAGCATTTCAGCCAACTATTGCAGCAACAACAGGCAATAACCATCAAGGACAGGGCTCAAGCAGGAAAGCAGATTCTTTCACTGCAACTATTGCAGCAAGAATTGTAGATATTATGCCATCTGGAAATTTAGTAATTGAAGGCAACAGAGAAATTATTATTGACCAGGAAAAACAAACTATTACTTTAAAAGGTATTGTAAGGCAGAAAGATATAGATGCAGCAAATACAGTTTCATCAAGTGCTATTGCTGATGCTCAAATCACTTATACTGGTGCTGGTGCATTATCTCAGGCAACTAAAAAAGGCTGGCTTGGTAAAGTTATAGATGTTATCTGGCCATTTTAATAAATACAATTTTATTCACTTTTATATATAATCATTTCTCACTTTTAAAACCTGCTTAAAATTAATTAAGCAGGTTAAATTTATTATAATGAACTTACCCAAAAATATTGAACCATATATAGTTATTACAGCAATTAGCACATTGTCATTTTGAGCAAAGCGAAAAATCTAAATTATATATATTGCAGTAATGTATAATCTATTTAAACTATCTATTGTTTTTAGATACTTTGCTTAAAAGTTCAGTATAAAACAGAGGCAAGCTAAGGACTAGTTTTAGTGAGCGATAGCCAAACTTGTTTTAGCAGAGCGTGGTTTAAATAATAAGGGCGAGGGGGAGCAAAAATGCTCCCCCTTATAAGTTTGTTATATTAATTTTCCTGAGTGATAAATTTAAATTTACCATTGATAATGTGTTTAGAGCCTGTTCCAGCAGGTATTAATTTACCCATAATAACATTTTCTTTTAAGCCGCGAAGTTTGTCTGTTTTACCAGAACATGCCGCATCTGTAAGCACTCTTGTTGTCTCCTGAAAAGATGCTGCAGAAATAAAGCTTTCTGTATTAAGTGCAGCTTTTGTAATACCTTGAAGTATAGGTCTGCCTTTTGGCGGTTCTTTTCCTTCAGATAAAAGCTCCTGCTGAACTTTTTTAAATTCGCTTTTATATACTTCTTCGTTTGGCATAAAGTCAGAATCTCCAGCATCTTCAATAATGACTTTTTTAAGCATTTGACGAACAATTACTTCTATATGTTTATCATTAATGCTAACACCTGATTTTCTATATACTATCTGTATTTCATCTACTAAGTATTTAGCAAGTGCTTCTTCACCTAATACAGCTAATATATCATGCGGATTAATGTTACCGTCAATTAATGCTTCACCTGCACGAATATAGTCGCCTTCGTGAGCATTGATATAACGCATAGTGTTTATGCTGTATACTTTTTTATCCCCAGTATTTTCGTTTTCAATAGTAAGTTTTTTCATACCGCGGACAGCATTTTCTATTTTAACTATACCATCAATTTCTGCAATAATTGCAGGGTCTTTTGGTTTCCTTGCTTCAAAAAGCTCAGCAACACGAGGAAGACCAACAGTAATATCTTTAGTTTTTTGTGCTTCTCGTGGGATTTTCGCAATAATATCACCAGGATATACTTCATCGCCTTCATTATATGAAATAATTGTTCCAGGTGTTAATTCATAACGATAAACAGTTTTATTATCCGCATCTTTAATAGATATACGCGGTCTGCGTTTTTCCTTAGAGTTAGCAACAACTACTTTTTGAGAAATATTTGTTGTCTGGTCTACTTCTTCTTTTAAAGTTTCGCCTTCTGTTAAATCTCCATAGGCAACTGTTCCTGCAAACTCTGTCATAATAACAGATACATGGGGGTCCCAGTCAAACAAGAGCTGACCTTTTGTTACAGTATCGCCTTCTTCTACACGGATAACACTGCCATATCCAGGAGTATATTTTTCTAATATACGACCGCTTGCGTCTTTAATCATAATAGAGCCGTTTCTGTTAAGAACAACTATTTCGTTTTTCCTGTTGCGAAGAGTTTTCATACCTTCAAATGCAACAGAACCACCCATTCTTGAGCTCATAGATGATTCTATACCACCAGCAGACGCAATACCACCAATATGGAATGTTCTCATTGTAAGCTGTGTTCCAGGCTCACCAATAGACTGAGCTGCAATAGTTCCTGCGGCTTCACCCATTTCTATCATACGGCGTGTTGCTAAATCTAAACCATAACATTTTTTACATATACCAAATTCACTGTCACATGTAAGTGCTGAGCGAACCATTACTTTATCAATACCAGCTTTTTCTATTTTCTCAATAACTTCTTCATCAATAAAAGTATCTGCTTCTACTACTAACTCATCAGTCAATGTGTCAAATAAATCTTCTAATGTGTATCTGCCGTATATCCTTTCACCAAGTGATTCAACAACTGAAGCACCTTGGAATAACGGACCAACTTCAATACCTTTAATTGTTCCGCAGTCATCTTCTGAAATAATTAAATCTTGAGCAACATCAACAAGACGGCGGGTAAGATAACCAGAGTTTGCTGTTTTTAATGCAGTATCTGCAAGACCTTTACGGGCACCGTGAGTTGAAATAAAATACTGGCTCATTGTTAAACCTTCACGGAAGTTAGAGTCAATAGGTGTTTCAATAATCTCACCTGATGGTTTAGCCATCAGACCACGCATACCAGCAAGCTGAGCAATCTGAGCTTTAGACCCCCTTGCACCAGAGTCACTCATAACATAAAGAGTATTGTAATATTTTTCTCTTTTATTTTCTTTTGAAGCATCGCCGCCTAAGTTTTCAATTGTTTTTATAAGTTTATCAGTAATTTTCTCGTTAGTTTTTGACCATACATCAATTATCTGGTTATAACGCTCACCCTTAGAAAGTGCCGCTTCTTCTCTGTAATGTCTTTCAATTTCCTGAACTTTACCATAAGCCTCTACAATAAGTTCATTTTTCTCTTTAGGGATAATCATATCATCTATACAGATTGAATATCCTGCAATAGTAGAGTATTTAAATCCTAAATCTTTTAAGTTATCAAGGAATGTAACACTATACCAGTTGCCTAATTTTTTATAAATATAGTCAACAAGTTTTCCTAACTCTTTTTTACCTAAAACTTTATTTACCTGTTCAAAATCAATGCCTTCAGGAACAATACCGTAAAGAATTACACGACCTGCTGATGTATCATACATTTTACCATCAATTCTTACTTTAATTTCTGCCTGCAGGCTTAATTTGCCATGGTCAATAGCAATAATTACTTCTTCTGGAGAAGAATATATTTTACCACTGCCAAATGCATTTTTTAATGGACGAGTTAAATAGTAAATACCTAAAACCATATCCTGTGTAGGAATAGCAAGCGGCTGCCCGTTAGCAGGCGATAAAATATTGTAAGCAGAAAGCATAAGTGTTCTTGCTTCAAGCTGTGCCTGAAATGATAACGGCACATGGACTGCCATTTGGTCACCGTCAAAGTCAGCATTAAATGCAGTGCATACAAGTGGGTGAAGCTGTATTGCTTTACCTTCAATTAACTGTGGTTCAAAAGCCTGAATACCAAGCCTGTGCAGTGTAGGGGCACGGTTTAATAATACAGGGTGTTCTCTGATTACTTCCTCTAATACATCCCATACTTCCTGTCTGCGTTCTTCTACCATTCTTTTTGCTTGTTTTACAGTTGATGCTATGCCTCTTTCTTTTTCAAGTTTATAATATAAAAATGGTTTAAATAATTCTAATGCCATTAATTTTGGCAGACCACACTGGTGCATTTTCAAATGCGGACCTGCAACAATAACTGAACGGCCAGAATAGTCAACCCTTTTACCCAAAAGGTTTTGACGGAAACGACCATTTTTACCTTTAATCATATCTGATAATGATTTTAATGGGCGTTTATTGCTTGAACGGATTATTCTGCCTCTTCTGCCGTTATCAAAAAGAGCATCTACTGCCTCTTGAAGCATCCTTTTTTCGTTGCGGATAATAATTTCAGGAGCATTTAACTCCATAAGTTTTTTAAGACGGTTGTTTCTGTTAATAACCCGTCTGTATAAGTCGTTTAAGTCACTTGTAGCAAATCTGCCGCCATCAAGTGGAACAAGTGGGCGTAATTCTGGCGGTATAACAGGAATAACATCAAGCACCATCCATTCTGGGCGGTTGTTTGATTTCCTGAATGCTTCCACTACTCTTAATCTTTTAGCAAGTTTTAAGCGTTTCTGCATACTGTTAGTTTCTCTTAATTCGCTTTTAAGTTCAATTAAAAGTAAATCAAGGTCTACTTTTTTCAGTAAGTCTTTTACAGCTTCTGCTCCGATTTTAGCTACAAAGCCATTTGCACCAAAATCTTCAACAGATTTTCTATACTGCTCTTCTGTTAAAATCTGCCTTTCTTTTAAGCCAGATGATTTTGGGTCAGTAACAATGTATGACTCAAAATATACTACCCTTTCAATATCTTTAATTGATAAGTCAAGAATAGAGCCTATGCGTGATGGAGTTCCTTTAAAAAACCATATATGGCATACAGGTGATGCTAAATCAATATGACCCATACGAACACGGCGGACTTTTGACTGGATAACTTCAACACCACATTTTTCACAGACAATACCTCTGTGTTTCATTCGTTTATATTTACCACATAAACATTCCCAGTCTTTTACAGGACCAAATATTTTGGCACAAAAAAGACCATCTCTTTCAGGTTTGAAAGTTCTGTAGTTAATTGTTTCAGGTTTAGTTACTTCCCCTGATGACCAGCTTAATATTTTCTCAGGAGATGCAATTTTTATGCGTATAGCATCAAAAAACACTGAACTCTTATTCTCTCTAATACTTTTTTTCATAATATTAAATTTACCTCATTAACTGAAGTTTACAAGCATTTGCAAAAACTCGCTGCACAGCTTATCGCTATGCAGGATATTCTAATCTATTCACCTTTGTCGTCTAAAGGTTCATTGTCATAATCGTCATCATCTGCCTCTATATCAAGACTGATGTTTCTAACAACATCATCACTGCTTGGCACATCATCATCTCTTATACCAGCACTGATATTATTAAGCTGTTCGTTTGTAATAAGCTCATCGCCTGTAAGCAGCTCAATATCAAGCACAAGCCCCTGCAGCTCTTTAATAAGGACATTAAAGGACTCTGGCATATTTGGAGTAAAACTGAAGTCGCCATTTACAATAGATTCATAAACTGCTGTTCTTCCTTCCACATCATCTGATTTAACAGTAAGCATTTCCTGTAATATATTTGCAGCACCATAAGCTTCTAATGCCCAAACCTCCATTTCTCCAAGTCTTTGACCGCCAAACTGAGCTTTACCACCAAGTGGCTGCTGAGTAACAAGAGAGTATGGACCAGTAGAACGAGCATGGATTTTTGTATCTACTAAGTGGTGCAGTTTTAACATATACATTACACCAACAGTAACTTCCTGGTCAAACCTTTCACCAGTTCTGCCGTCATATAAAACTGTCTGACCGTCGCTTTGAAAGCCTGCTTCTGTAAGCATCTTTTTAATGTCTGCTTCTTTTGCACCATTAAATACTTCTGTTGCAACATGTTTTCCAAGTTTTTTAGCAGCCCAGCCTAAATGTGTTTCAAGAATCTGCCCAATATTCATACGAGAAGGCACTGAAAGTGGATTTAACACTATTTCTACTGGTGTGCCGTCTGGTAAGTATGGCATATCTTCTTCTGGTAATATACGGGAAACAATACCTTTATTACCGTGGCGGCCTGCCATTTTATCACCAACAGATAAACGCCTGCGAATAGCAATATATACTCTGACTGATTTTAATACACCAGCAGATAATTCATCGCCTTTTTCTATTTTTCTGCGTTTATCCTGAAATTTCTCTTCAGCATTTTTTTTGCCTTGTATACATACAGAATCTGCTGCAGCATATTCAGCATCAAATTCTGCTTTTCCTTCAATATCAAATTTTGCCATTTCCCTTGCTGTTATTGGAGCAAGGTTTTCTTCAGTTAATACTGTGCCTGCACTTAAACCTGCACAGTCTGATTTTAATGTTTTGCCTATAAGCAGAGAAATAACTCTGTCTTTTCTAGCATTTTCAATAGCAGAAACTTCTCTTGTATATGCAGCAGCAATACGCTCTGCTTCATGCTGCTCTATTAATTCAGTTCTGTGGTCTTTGTTAATATCACGGCGAGTCATAACCTGAACATCTAATATAGTTCCTGATATACCAGGCGGCACTCTTAGTGATGCGTCTTTTACATCACCTGCTTTTTCTCCAAAAATTGCACGGAGAAGTTTTTCTTCAGGAGTTGCCTGAGTTTCGCCTTTTGGTGTTACCTTGCCAACAAGAATATCGCCTTCTGATACTTTTGCACCAATTCTGATAATACCACTTTCATCTAAATTTCTTAATGCTTCTTCAGAAATATTTGGTATATCTCTTGTGATTTCTTCTGCACCAAGTTTTGTATCTCTTGCATCTATTTCAAATACTTCTATGTGTATAGATGTGAAAGCATCTTCTTTAACAAGTTTTTCTGATACTAAT
Proteins encoded in this window:
- the flgF gene encoding flagellar basal-body rod protein FlgF translates to MQNGLYTATSGLLMQQNRVDSISNNLANMNTNGYKRDRAVFSVYRPEDKRYPQNFIRESHYNKTINTAVLLHENSANFEMGHIKETGNKFDFAIQQDNAFFAIDTPWGIRYTKDGAFTINDNGELVTAEGYRVMSRNAEGTANIVVDQNARFEVDKTGTIYANGIAGDQLMIVEFDDVRQIQKVGRNQFAAVDIEPTDADNAGVKQGYIEEANVDPIAEMVRMIEASRGYEMYAKVVQTHDEISQKAASQILTQ
- a CDS encoding lipoprotein; the encoded protein is MKRLITIISLLALVSGCNSIGGAVAVVNPLNFTTTGFYPLLIIGELETNLSSLVIDKTRATVADFNVNPFEVLPEKSLVYVMPAIITKSYQKTYDTYYSSLISRYLQMNNFAVITNDISKADFILMTTIAESPERRTGTNSSVISISIMEQDERAVFHSNVVVNSKSDKNFYYYPSKAARPVQELTLLGFEELFKSGLPQAFGIVR
- the rpoC gene encoding DNA-directed RNA polymerase subunit beta', with product MKKSIRENKSSVFFDAIRIKIASPEKILSWSSGEVTKPETINYRTFKPERDGLFCAKIFGPVKDWECLCGKYKRMKHRGIVCEKCGVEVIQSKVRRVRMGHIDLASPVCHIWFFKGTPSRIGSILDLSIKDIERVVYFESYIVTDPKSSGLKERQILTEEQYRKSVEDFGANGFVAKIGAEAVKDLLKKVDLDLLLIELKSELRETNSMQKRLKLAKRLRVVEAFRKSNNRPEWMVLDVIPVIPPELRPLVPLDGGRFATSDLNDLYRRVINRNNRLKKLMELNAPEIIIRNEKRMLQEAVDALFDNGRRGRIIRSSNKRPLKSLSDMIKGKNGRFRQNLLGKRVDYSGRSVIVAGPHLKMHQCGLPKLMALELFKPFLYYKLEKERGIASTVKQAKRMVEERRQEVWDVLEEVIREHPVLLNRAPTLHRLGIQAFEPQLIEGKAIQLHPLVCTAFNADFDGDQMAVHVPLSFQAQLEARTLMLSAYNILSPANGQPLAIPTQDMVLGIYYLTRPLKNAFGSGKIYSSPEEVIIAIDHGKLSLQAEIKVRIDGKMYDTSAGRVILYGIVPEGIDFEQVNKVLGKKELGKLVDYIYKKLGNWYSVTFLDNLKDLGFKYSTIAGYSICIDDMIIPKEKNELIVEAYGKVQEIERHYREEAALSKGERYNQIIDVWSKTNEKITDKLIKTIENLGGDASKENKREKYYNTLYVMSDSGARGSKAQIAQLAGMRGLMAKPSGEIIETPIDSNFREGLTMSQYFISTHGARKGLADTALKTANSGYLTRRLVDVAQDLIISEDDCGTIKGIEVGPLFQGASVVESLGERIYGRYTLEDLFDTLTDELVVEADTFIDEEVIEKIEKAGIDKVMVRSALTCDSEFGICKKCYGLDLATRRMIEMGEAAGTIAAQSIGEPGTQLTMRTFHIGGIASAGGIESSMSSRMGGSVAFEGMKTLRNRKNEIVVLNRNGSIMIKDASGRILEKYTPGYGSVIRVEEGDTVTKGQLLFDWDPHVSVIMTEFAGTVAYGDLTEGETLKEEVDQTTNISQKVVVANSKEKRRPRISIKDADNKTVYRYELTPGTIISYNEGDEVYPGDIIAKIPREAQKTKDITVGLPRVAELFEARKPKDPAIIAEIDGIVKIENAVRGMKKLTIENENTGDKKVYSINTMRYINAHEGDYIRAGEALIDGNINPHDILAVLGEEALAKYLVDEIQIVYRKSGVSINDKHIEVIVRQMLKKVIIEDAGDSDFMPNEEVYKSEFKKVQQELLSEGKEPPKGRPILQGITKAALNTESFISAASFQETTRVLTDAACSGKTDKLRGLKENVIMGKLIPAGTGSKHIINGKFKFITQEN
- the flgG gene encoding flagellar basal-body rod protein FlgG; translation: MVRSLWTAATGMQAQQMNIDNMSNNLANVNTHGFKKGRVLFQDLLYQDIKSAGAVTAAGINHPSGIQMGMGVATVAIQKIHSQGNYDNTYNELDLTIEGDGYFQLTLPDGNIGYIRSGAFSIDANGDVVSPEGYLLEPGINIPDNALRISVSSDGIFSVKLPGEDEETELGQIEIARFINPTGLASIGENIYLATGASGAAQVGIPSEDGYGKVKQHFLETSNVQMVTEMVNMITGQRAYEMNSKAIQTSDEMLQTVASLKR
- a CDS encoding flagellar basal body L-ring protein FlgH, coding for MKKTILLLTVMLAALSGCASKGYDDVITSIPSSGYKSEIEAYKMQEAEMNKPNPSLWSDVGSSGTIFLDYKARRIGDVVIVKIEEDSSASNSTNNSASKSTTYNASITAMLGLPTNMGITNFLGSGAAFQPTIAATTGNNHQGQGSSRKADSFTATIAARIVDIMPSGNLVIEGNREIIIDQEKQTITLKGIVRQKDIDAANTVSSSAIADAQITYTGAGALSQATKKGWLGKVIDVIWPF
- the flgA gene encoding flagellar basal body P-ring formation chaperone FlgA; its protein translation is MKKFLLIVLMLIFSAGYTFAQKHITINEDCVYLDELTASHIPHNKVECGIKAGSETLITKDVIQSHLDKAGIKGTVLNDILVSREWEKLSYEKVAEYIEAEYKKAYPDMKIVVDQIRIAENIYDNPNVKMNISCDTSKLGGGYAQIKLDNNKYQIYYYVKGFKDAYVTTERIKAGDSLAGKVKKVSVEVTNLKSEIIDNAESLASSKAVPAGKVITADIVQEKPALKKGEAVKIIVSNGILHIETHGVVEENAMPGKQVLVRNLTSQKIISGSYIGNSIVKADF